The genome window TGGCGGCCTCCTCCAGGTCTCTGGGGATGCTCATGAAGAACTGGCGCATCAGGAACACCGCGAAGGCGGAGCCGAAGAAGGAAGGCACCCACAGAGGATTGAGGGTGTCCACCCAGCCCAGGTATTTGAATATCATAAACACCGGGATCATGGTCACGGCGCCGGGCAGCATCATGGTAGCCAGCAGCAGGGCAAAGATGATGTCCTTGCCGGGCCATCTGAGCCTCGCGAAGGAATAGGCCACCAGGGAGCAGGAAAACAGGGTGCCGATGATGGAGAGCAGCGTCACGTAGACGGTGTTCAGCAGATATACCAGACCCTTCTTGGTGCTCTTGGGCAGGAAGTCCAGAGCGTCGGGGTAGTTTTCCCACTTCAGACCGGGCTTGGACACCTTGGTCAGGGCGGCGGTCTCGGTGATGTAGCTCTTGCCGCCGCCGGCAGCCGTCACCTTGACGGTGCCGTCCTCAAAGCCTTCCAGCTCATAGACGGTCTCGCCGGTCTCGTTGACGGTCCACACGGGGCACTTTTTGCCCTCAAACTCCACGGAGATCTGACGCTTGGGTATCCACTCCGGAGGGAACTTCATGATCTGGTCGCTTTCCTTGAAGGAGGTACCCAGCAGCCAGACAAAGGGAGCCAGAAATATGACGGAGCCGGTGATCAGGATGACGGTGGCGCCGGAGAGGCTCATGAACTTGCGCCGGGCGCTCCTCTTCTTGAACACGTTTTCCGCGTGGCGGTAGCCCGTCAGATACACCGCAAAGACTGTGATGAACATCAGCAGGCAGGCCAGGAAGAACCGGAGGGACTTCACAGCCCCCACCCCGTCGGGCTCCGCCGCCTGCCCTATGGGCAGCACGCAGGGCGCCAGACAGGCAGCGGCCATGAGGAAGAGGGAGCCCGCCAGATTGGCGCGGCCGCCTCTGGCCAGAAAGCCCGCGGCGCACACCAGAGCCAGCGCCATGGCGCACCAGTCCGCCGCTACGGCGCTGCGGAACACCAGCCGGCCCAGTATCAGAGCCACGGCCAGATACACTATGAACGCGCCGGCTTCCTTCCAGAAGCGCCCTTCCTTGAAGGACTCCTGACATATGGTGATGAAGTAGGTCAC of Abditibacteriota bacterium contains these proteins:
- a CDS encoding carbohydrate ABC transporter permease yields the protein MIRTLTNLMPVFWIVGAALGYAAVTYFITICQESFKEGRFWKEAGAFIVYLAVALILGRLVFRSAVAADWCAMALALVCAAGFLARGGRANLAGSLFLMAAACLAPCVLPIGQAAEPDGVGAVKSLRFFLACLLMFITVFAVYLTGYRHAENVFKKRSARRKFMSLSGATVILITGSVIFLAPFVWLLGTSFKESDQIMKFPPEWIPKRQISVEFEGKKCPVWTVNETGETVYELEGFEDGTVKVTAAGGGKSYITETAALTKVSKPGLKWENYPDALDFLPKSTKKGLVYLLNTVYVTLLSIIGTLFSCSLVAYSFARLRWPGKDIIFALLLATMMLPGAVTMIPVFMIFKYLGWVDTLNPLWVPSFFGSAFAVFLMRQFFMSIPRDLEEAARLDGAGYFKTFVLILMPLVKPALAALAIMTFMGSWNNFMGALIYINSPEKMTLAYGLQLFMGEAGIEYGMLMAASVLVILPVLIIFFFAQKHFIEGITLTGIKG